From a region of the Armatimonadota bacterium genome:
- the rplL gene encoding 50S ribosomal protein L7/L12, producing MAKMSTAEIVDVIGNLTVLELADLVKALEEKFGVTAAAPVAVAAAPAAAPGAAVEEQTEFDVILKGAGSNKIQVIKVVRELTGLGLKEAKDLVDGAPKPVKEKVTKEEAEAIRAKLTEVGAEVEVK from the coding sequence ATGGCAAAGATGAGCACGGCGGAGATCGTGGACGTGATCGGCAACCTGACGGTGTTGGAGCTGGCGGACCTGGTCAAGGCGCTGGAGGAGAAGTTCGGCGTGACCGCCGCAGCGCCGGTCGCCGTCGCAGCCGCTCCGGCGGCGGCCCCGGGCGCGGCGGTAGAAGAGCAGACCGAGTTCGACGTCATCCTCAAGGGCGCGGGGTCCAACAAGATCCAGGTCATCAAGGTGGTCCGCGAGTTGACGGGCCTGGGACTGAAGGAGGCCAAGGACCTGGTGGACGGCGCGCCCAAGCCGGTCAAAGAGAAGGTCACAAAGGAGGAGGCCGAGGCGATCCGGGCGAAACTCACCGAGGTAGGCGCAGAGGTCGAAGTCAAGTGA